In the Colletotrichum lupini chromosome 4, complete sequence genome, TAGCTTTTGACCTGACTCCTGCAAACTTGCAAACAGCTTCAGACTCCTCCGTGGTCAAACGGACGACGCAAAGGCATAGCATCGTGAATTAAGGCTCCCTTGTCGGGATGGGGCACCATAAACTCTCTCGGTATCCTGGGCCCAGGGGTCCACGCAACGCCGTTGTCGGTCGCATCCCTACACTGCAATTACAAGCATCCACTCTGCCTTCGATAAGTTCCAAGCAACTATTGTAGCGACTTGAGGACCGTGGATCGCCCGCGTAGCAGATACATGCGACCACCGCTGTGCTCCACGTCAATCGGCGGGAAGCGTTCATTTTGCCATATTTCTCGTTGGTACGCAACGTTTCTCTGACATTTTAAGCCTTCCACGGATATATACTTCACCTATTGAACCGTCGGATTCGCGAGGCATGAGGACAAAGAGAAACAAAAAGTTGCGGCACCCAGATTGCGTTGACCAACTTGGTTCCAGTAACAGGTACCTGTCGACATCAACGTCAAGAGATTCAGGCGTATCGGAAATGCGAGAAGCAGCCCCGGTGCCTAAGACCACAACGACGACGGCCATGCTCTGGATCGAAAGTCGAAACATAACCGCTCTGCTGACCAAGACAGCTAGCCCACCGCCGCAACGACGCGTTATCGGGCGCTAGCATCGCTACCCTGGGCTATTTCAGGCTGTCCAAGCTTTGGCCGTGCCTCCTCAATGGGAAGAAGCTCGTCAGAGACGGGAGGAATATTAGGTCGCCTCGAAGACGACCTTCGCCCAGAGCCTCTTCCATTTGTTCCATGGCGTCGTTGGCCGAAGTGCTTCGCGCGTGATGTCTACCGTGATGCCAGCGTTGTGGCTGTGGTATTGACTTCTTCAGATGAAGAGAATCTTGAGGCAACTGGCTGACAATAGGCGACTCTGTGACACGGGCGCTTCGCCGTCTCAGATTCTGACGCAGACACCAAGGTTGTTCGCCCTGCAACTCCTGCGGTCTTCCATGCCAAAACCCCCACAGTCCATTCTGCCGCCAGCTTTCAGTCAACCCGGAACGCAGCAGCCCATGCCGCCCGCCGTATAGCCCGCCTATTATGAGCGAGAAGCGAAGCTATCTTGATGAACTCTCAGTCTTGAGCGAGTCAAAATATGAACTGCTCGTCGATCAACGGCTTGTTCTGGGCCCCTTTGATCATTCCGGAGCTTACCCCCTGGCTAGGTCCAATTGTTCGACACGTAGTCACGTCGGCGCCATGGCCTTCCGTCTTCAACCTTCAGGCCCCAGGACGTGCCAGAGCGACTCACCTCGAATACCTAGGTCGGATACATCAGCTACCACTGACACGCGACGGTCCGGGTCTGACTATGTCTATTCGGAGACGCCACTCTGAAAGTCGGGGTTTTGTGGCCAAGCTTTTGCCGATTGTTACGTAGAGTCTTTAGACGATGCTTCATCCATCGTCTTCCTACCCTAAGATACCCGGTCAAACCTTGCCAAGTTTAGCCATTGGCAGCCATGGTCTACTCAATCATCTCTATAGCTCTTCGCCAGGGCCCTCAGCTCATGTTGGGGTATTCGGAGAATAGATTGCCCACGGTAAACAGACTGAGCTCTGCGTCCAATGTCGAGACATGTCTCGGTATGTAGGCACAGTTAGAGGCTCCTGCACGACAGCCGAGGCGTCGCACCACGGTGGGTGAGGCCAGACGGTCCATCAAAACCAAGCCCAAATTATCGACCCTCATTGTTTCCTGACTCAAATATATTTCCGTAGGCAATTTACAACTTTTATATTGCCTAGAACGGCAAAAGACTGGAACTTCTCCGCTGACAATGGAATGGCGCCCATCCCATCAAAACGTTCTATGATTGCCTCTGGTCTTACTGAACCCACGCGCACCTTGTAGATCTGATGGGTGTGCAGGGACACTTGGTTCATGCACTCATTCTTGCCAGACCCTCTAAGCTCAAACCAAGACGTCACGTCTGTCGACCACTTGCGTCATGGTCAACCCGAGCGACGCTGCGTCTTCTATTCGTACGACGGATCGGATCACAATGCCCCTAGGCAGTGAGTGGTGTGCAACCTCGGTTTCTGCCACAACAAGCAAGCACCCTCCTCTCACCAGCAATGAGAAATTCAGACGAAGGAATGGTTGACATGCCTTACATCGAGGGACCGACACCCGCTGAGCCGCTGGTTGCGGGAACGGCCGCCGCCTAACTGCATGAGGAGCCGACCAACCTTTTTTCTTCTGTGTGCTTCCCGCCTCCCCCCTTCGTCACGACCTTTGGCATGTGGTGTCTGCCAAAGGGTTCAAGTGGCTGAAGCTGCCGTCATTCAAGCTTTGCCCATGAAATCGGCCCACAACCTCGCTTTTGTTTCACTTAATCTCAGGCACCGGACGCCGTCGATCCCCAATGCTTCAGAACGCGGCACTTTGGATGGAGCCACGGCCTACCCTGTCAGTCAGCCGGCGGGAAAGGGGCGCTCTGGCTGTATGGCGTACCACGTCGTCAACCTTGAAATAGGCGTTGGCCAGTTATAGAGCTTTTGACTAGGAGGTGAAGGCATCGAGGGGCAGAAAGTGGTAGATGCGCAATGCTGCCAGAGGTCTCATTGGCTTTTGGGCTCGGGTCGGCGACTTTCGTGATCTAGACCACACGCTTTGGAAGAGGCTTATTTAGGCAATTGCTTTGAACGTGTCAATTAGACAAACGTTGAGATGCTTCTTCATCTTCTAGGTTTGGTGTCAATTCCTTCACATTGAAAAATGCATTCCGGCTCTGCAGAAAGGTCCGACAGGTCTCGGATATAAGACTTGAGAATAAGGTTAGTAGTTACGGATCGGGACTATCTCACAGTATTGAATGTTCCCGCTGGACTCTGGAGCGACTCGGCAAACTCATTCTATATTACCCCGGTATACTCCCTGGTGACCCAAGGCTGACCCGCGAGAAAATACGCGAGCTTACGCTGTTTCTGCTGCTGCGGAATAGACTAAACTCAACGTGCTCGACTGTTGAGTAATTACGCCGGGTCAGGGTTCGTGAGACCTCTTGTGTTCGTCAAAAGAGGCAAAAGGCCTCGTGCCGCTATTTGAATCTTGACTAGAAAATACAGGCAGGTCAGCCAAACCTTGGGATTAAACATGAGGTCTATTCATCGGTTATTGAATGCATGCTCCAAGTCCTAACTTGCTTGAGACCACTTACATGGAAACCACACCAGTTCACAACTCATCATTGAATACTGACCGGTGCCTATCGCCAGGTCCGAGGTGGGCACCTGCAATCGGTGCCGAAAGCGATCGGGCGGGGCCGGGGATAAGCGGATGCAACGGACGCATCGGTGCTTGATTCGCCGACGGAGATTTCCTTTTGCTGTATGGATGGCGTACCTCGGTGGCCTGGCCCTCGTTATCGTCATTGATCTGACCTACCTACCTGACCCTGTGGCGCCAACGACAGATCCGGCGGCCGCGCCGAACCCGATTGACCTCTGACGGGACTTTTGCAACTTTTTACCCTCAACCACAACCTTTTCTTTCTCTCCATTTGGTTGTCATTTCTCCCCCCTTAGACTTGAGGACACAAGGTAATGGGAGCCTCTGACTTCCGCCTTCATTCCCTCCTCATACGTCCTCGTCATTACCAATTATGTTACGCCAGAGCATAGCTGGTCTCTCCGCCGCGAGATCACCAGCGCAGAGATGTCTCTTCTCGAAGCGTCATCACCTACTGCATAGATCGAGATCGATACCGACAACGGCCACAGCGACAAGGACAGCGGCGAATGCGACGACATCACGACTCCTCTCCCACACCAGAACGGCGCGCATCCACACGAGCAGCGCCCGCCGCGCCCTCATCCCCCCTTCGCCAGAATCCCTCGGCGCACCAAAAAAGGCGCGCACATACAAGCGCAGCTCCAAATGGCTGCGCCGCCTCGTCATCTTCTCCGCCGTCGGCGGCACGCTCTACCTCGCCGACCGACAAATCTACGCCTCGGGCTTCGCCCGCTCCCTCCGCACCTTCGGGACGGGCCTCCTCGTCGCCCTCGACTACAAGCTAAACTTCCGCCCCGAGCCGCTTACCGGCGGCACCGTGCAGGACCTGCACGTCCGCAACGCCGAGCGCCTGTTCGACCTGCTGCGGCACAACGGCGGGCTCTACCTCAAGATCGGCCAGGCCATCGCCATGCAGAGCGCCGTGCTGCCGCCCGAGTTCCAAAAGATGTTTGCGCGCATGTTTGACGACGCGCCGCAGGACGACTGGAGCGACGTCGAGGCCGTGATCCGCGAGGACTTTGGCGGGCGGAGCGTCGAGGACGTGTTTGGCGTCAGCTTCCGCGGGGAGGAAGGGAAGGGCGTCATGGAGAGGCGGGCGAGGGCGAGCGCCAGCGTCGCGCAGGTGCACTGGGCGCGGCTGCCTGACGGCCGCGAGGTGGCCGTCAAGATCCAGAAGCGGGAGATTGCCAAGCAGATCACGTGGGACCTGTGGGCGTTCAAGACGGTCGCGTGGATCTACAGCAGGTGGTTCGACCTGCCGCTGTACAGCCTCGTGCCCTTCATCACGGAGCGGCTGGAGCTCGAGACGGACTTTTTGAACGAGGCCAAGAACTCGGAGACGATGAGGGACCTGATCAACTCGGAGAAGGGCCTCCGCGGCAGGGTGTACGTTCCCAAGGTCTATCCGGAGCTCTCGACGCGGCGCGTCATGGTGACGGAGTGGATCGAGGGTACGCGGCTGTGGGACAAGCAAGGGATCAACGGGCGGTGGATGGGCGGGTACGGCAAGGGGTCGCCGGGCGTCCACGGCGCGCAGCTCCAGCCGCCCGACATGGCCACCGTCCGCCGCGAGCTCCGCGACCGGCCGTACGCCGAGCAGTTCAAGCCGGAGCGGAGCGAGTGGAAGGGCCGTCGCGGGCGCGGCGGCCTGGGCTTGTCGAGCAAGGAGGTCATGACGACCATGATCGACCTCTTCTCCGCGCAGATTTTCAAATGGGGCGTCGTCCACTGCGACCCGCACCCGGGCAACATCTTCATCCGGCGCCTGCCCAACGGGCGCGCGGAGCTGGTGCTCATCGACCACGGCCTGTACGTCTACATGTCGCCCGAGTTCCGGCACCAGTACGGCGTCTTCTGGAAGGCGCTCATGACGTTCGACAACAAGACGATTGAAAAGGTGACGACGGAGTGGGGCATCAAGGCGGCGGACCTCTTCGCGAGCGCGACGCTGATGAGGCCGTACGAGGGCGGCGACGAGCGGACGCGCAACGGCATCATGAAGGAGCTCGAGGGCAAGACGCCGGCGGAGCGGCACTACGAGATGCAGCAGCGGATGAAGCAGGGGATCCGCGACATGCTGGCCGACGAGGAGAAGTGGCCCAAGGAGCTGATTTTCATCGGGCGCAACATGCGCATCGTGCAGGGGAACAACCAGTACCTCGGCAGCCCCGTCAACCGCGTCAAGATGATGGGGGAGTGGGCGAGCCGCAGCCTGTTTGAGGATCCGAACCTGCCGTGGGCCAAGAGGGCGGGCAACGCGTGGCGGCATTTGCTGTTCAAGGGCGTGTTGGCGCTGACGGATGTCGCGTTTTACTTTTTCAAGGTGAAGCAGCTGCTTGGGTTCGGGGGCGGCATGGAGGACGAGATGGAGAAGAGGATGAAGGATATCGCGCAGGATTTCGGGGTTGAGCTGCAGCATGAGGTGTTTGAGGGTTAGACGGTGAAGATATGTGGATAGGGCGGGGGAGAAGAGGAAAGCTTTGGAGAAGTAGAGAAGGTTCGTTAGATCCGGGTTTTCGGTGTTTAGGGGCTCGGTGAGAATCTTATAGAGACCTTTGATATAGGAAAGATACCACTCATCTGTTTAATGCTCAGTCCCTCGGCCGTCACTGTCACGCGTGTATATGAACGTACTCGCGGCAGTGTCCTACCTTCTAGCTCGAGTCTTCCGGTAGAACCGTGCAGAGTAGAAGGTGAGGAATGTTCCAACTAGCGAGAAACTAAGCTGCCGTGTCGTTGTAATGGACCATGTCTATGGCGTTTGAATTTTCCTACCCAGGGGAACAAGCTTCTGCTCGAGGTACCAGGGCATTGAGGGGCAGCCACGACACAATATTAGGAGTCTGTCATTTACGCTGCTAGCTTTTTCGTTCATCACTTGCCCGAACGCACGGGAGAGGATCCGGCTCATCTTTGCGGGACAAGCTCTGCTAATTAATAGCCCACAAAACGCTGAGGAAGTGCCCATCGATACGGCAGGTGAGACCGACGTACCCTCTCACAATGATAGGTTCTCTTTTTTGGGGACTTTCCCTTCGCCAACGCCAGTGGATGGGTGTATTGTGGATGAAGGCCGTCTCGTATTGGGAACAGAACGAGAGAGTAGTGGCTTCAAGATGTCCTGCAGCGTCTTGGCTTTAGGATACATGACATCATGAAAGCATAGGAGCAGATAATCATGCAAGTGAATATTCGAAAGGTGCTTCAAGCTGCCTTTGGTAACACTTTCTTCATTGATGAGGCTAGCAGAAGATTATGCCCTTTCAATGCCTTTTGAGGCTCGTGTCATTTCCAAAGCGGTCTCGAAATAAAGAGTGTCACCACTAATGTCCTAATCCAATGTTTCCTCTCCAGGCAAATCGCTTCTGTGGCGGACATGGTATCTTCATAACCTTAGGGTATAGTCTAGCACCTTACGAAAGTCGGCATAACAGTCCGCCTCCCAGGCAAGCTCTATCCAAGGTGATTTCTTATTACAGTGACTACTTTCTCTCGCTTTTGTGGGCCACCGATACCTTATCCTGATCTAAATACTAGACGCGCGGCCCAGAGAAGAATGGAAGGGTGTTCTTTCCCCCTTTCTACTCGTTGTATTCGGAGCTCATGGTGTCTCTGAGTTCTTAGTAATGATAGAGGCCAAATAGTGGATTTCAGCAACTACAACCACAAGCATAATCACAAGCGCAGCAGATGAGCTCCGGAACAATGCGGTACAGAAAAGCTCGATCAAGTCAGGAGCTGGCGAAGATATAGTGTTCGTTAGAGAAGAGGAAAGGCGAAAGATGCCTCAGTCACTCATATCATGTAAATATTTACTGTTGATTGGGACGTCGAAGGTCCAGAGGAATCGACTACGAGGATGGAGATCGCACCTACCTGGCGAGGTGTTCATCAATGTCTGTAAGGACAGCTTCCACTGGCTACCATTTGCAGAATTCGCTCCGGCGAGAAGACATAAAGACTTGGCGTCCCGGTTCGTCAACACGCTGTAAAGAGCCTACGGTGGTACGTGGCTGCATTTCCCGCGGTACGACACCAGGTGTGTGCACTGCCTGCCCTTGCCGACTCGAAGCAGCTGCTCTGATCCGTGCCACGATACAAGTAAGAAGACTTTGGAGCATTTGATTCATACTTCAACCAAGTTCAGAAACTTGCTGCCTTTTGGCATCGAGTAGAAAGATCTTCAAAACTTCGTCGGCGGCAAAGGCGAGGGTCTGATACGGGCAAGCGGCGACGATGAAGTTGCGTGAGTCCTTGGATAGCCGAGATCGTGGGCTTATTACGTCGATAAGGAACTGGTACTAGGCCCCGTCCCCGGTCCCGGGTATATTGTAAGGCGTATACGTCACGCTGGCTTGCTAGACTCCAGAAGAGAGAGCTGCGGTATGCTTGATGAAGACAGACCCCGACGACTATGGCTGGATGAAGACAGACACAAATCACGATGTTCGTTCAGCCTATCTAGGCCTCGAGGAGGGCCTCACCCAGTGCAAGACAAGGGGCTACATTCCTTGGTGTTCCTATGAACAGAGTGGCCGAATgagaattatttataaggtccAAAAACTCAGGGTCATGCAGAGCGCAGAAGAGTTCCAGACTTATCTGTCGCACTGCTAGAGGTAAACCTCCGCCTCCTCGCAACCCAAGACGACGGCGCCTCATCAACTCACGGATTCCAGGAGCAACTCCAGAAGTAGGGAGTGTATATGCCCAGGTGATGAAAACATGCAAGATACTTGCACTGCAAGGCAAAATGAACATCAGTCCTCCCCTCACCTGCGCTGAAGTAAGCACAACAACGGACGTGGCAGTTCCAGTCTCAACATCGCCAGGCCCCCTTGCAGACTTCGTCGGGACACAAACCCGTCTAAACAACCACACTAACCAAGGCCAACAGACAATGTTCGGAAGCATTTACAACCTCACCCTTGCTGGACTGCGTAAGAGGAGAGTGCATGTAATGTTTGACAAGTGCAGCAACCTAACCGAGCACCGTCGGCTCACTCGGTTGCGGTGTAAGGCTGATGCAAACAATGAACACCCACTTGCCCAGGTAACCTTGTTGCTTACCACCCTGGCTCGGTAGATGTCCATTTGTGGGATCTGTATCAGACAGTGCTGGTTTACAGTTCATCGAGAAGGCAGTCACTGGTAAATCTGCTGACGCGCGCGAGAGAGACTGTTGCACCAGTCCAAGAATGAGCACAAAGCCCCTCGTGAGTATGGAATCGTCGAGCTTCATGTCTACGGCGCTCCACGGGTTGACTTCAAGGGTCTGAAAGCCTAAAGCCAGCAACGACGCAGGATTCACAACCTCAGAAGATATGAACTTAACCAGTGCCATGGGCCCGGAGGCTCGACTCGGTATAATGTATTGCATGGGAGCGGGAGAGGCATGAGCCAGCGGGCCGACGGGGGGCGCCACCCGAGCGAGCAGGGCGTCAGGGCGCTGGCCACCTGGGGTACGGAAGCTGTTTCCGCGATATTGCGGTTCACGGGGATCTTCCCAGACCTGGTTGAATGAGATGCCAGGGCTGGGTAGGCTCACACGAAACCACCGGTTCTTTGTGAAGCCGCCCGATAAGATGAGGGGGGATATTGATATTCGCGGTGGTTGAATGTATTTAATTGCATGAAGTCGAGTTAAGCTTAGGGCTATGAGAGGAGATCAGCAGACATTAGTGTGCCTTTTATGTAGTAGTCTTGTCTCGGTGCCTGACACTTGAAAAGGTAACCGCCTTGTCTCACACCTCAACATTCAAGTCGAAGTCATGGTGGTATGGATGGAAGGAAGTCTAGACTGAATGGTATTTGTGCTCCCTACCAGGCCAGCAGCGGTAAGGCCATGCGGAAATGAGAAtgagagaaaaaaaatctAGCAACACAAGTTGGACCCCTGGAATGCGGTTGTGCTTTGTTCCACAAGCTAAAAGCAGTGTAAAATTGGAGCGCCGATCGATCTCGGACAATTTGAGAGGAATTTTTGGGATGAGATGGCATAAAGGAGCGCGTGGTTAATGTGAAACATGGGCCATTTCGGCGTCGGAAGCCCCACAGTTCATGGGGACGGGAGCCGAGAGGAAAGAGGGGCCGTGGATGGGGAGCGAGATTGGCTGGTTATGGGGGGCTCGAGTGAGAGGTGACAAGACGGTTGAGGGTTTATTAGAGTTTTGAGGACAACCGTGAATGAGCCTAGAGCATTTTGACAGTTAAGTTGCGTGATGGTTTGCTGCTGGTGCTTGGTATTAGTGGGTGTGTAGGGCAGGATGACGGACGGCAGGCCAGCGGCAGTTGCATGTTGCAATACCAGATCGCCGTCCACATCTGGACTTGTCAGTGAGGTAGCATGTCGACGATCTTCCGGTGAGCATTCGGGAGAGAGCGAGTCGGGTCGACCAGCGCACAAGGCGGGCAGCGAGAGCATAGACAATTCCATCCGTGCCACGAGCCCTGCAAGCTACGGTATGCCGCGTGAAAAGGCAGAGTCAACCCACCATTCCAGTGATTGGATTGCTGCAGTACCACTTGGTACGATGGCGGGCTACACAAGCTCAATAACTTGAGTTGGCTTCGGGGAGCGATGCTGTAGGATGCCGAGCggttgtgtgtgtgtgtgtgtgtttgtgtgtgtgtgagcaAGCATAAGTAAACGTGAATTGCCAAGACGCCTCTGTTCCCCTTCGAATATTCGATGACCAGTCAAAAGTTAGGGAAAGTTACGCTTTATCTAAGCTCTAggtaaagaagaaaaagcgaAACCTTCGCGAAGACCACGCGTGACAGGCGCGCGGGAAGCATGATGAACGGGAACCAACAAGCAAATACCGAGTTGGCTGGAGGTGATTGGCCAGGGGATGAAGTTGACGAGATGCGGGTGGGCAGGGAATTTTTGGGAGTTGCGAGTTGCGAAATGCAATCACTGAATGCAATTTTCAGGGGTTGCCTGGGCCTGAGGCACATTTCTTGGATTGTTCTTGCTGGGAAGGCAGGTTTGTGATCTTTTGTCGCGGTGGCTTCAGGGAGGGTCCCTTTCGGCGAGAGTCTGGGACGGGCTTCCTCTCGCCTTCCGTTACATCTGAAAGCGCTCGAAACTCAGTCATGGGAAGGCGCTTATCCGTGTAAGCGAGTACGGTCTCCTACCACTTACCTTGAAGTACGGATACTCCAAGGAATGTACCGAGCATTTCGTCCCATGATCTAGACTTACGCGGCTAAACAAAATGGTGAGATGACTTTTAGCGGTGTCTGAGACGGCAAGAAAGTTGATGACGAAAAAGCAAGCTCTTCTTCAGGCGGAGAAGATGTTCCCATGCGCCGACCTCAACGGTGCGTAACGTCAGTCTCAGTATTCCGGACTCTCAGCCTTGTTTGTGTGTTAATTGAAAAGgggaaagaaaaaggggcagAAGACGATGCGGTAATTCTTGTATCGGGGACTAGTGTTGGTTTAGTGGGACACGGTACAATGCATGAACACGGTGTAGAGACTGCGTTAATGAGATTAATACTGCTATTGGTCGATGCCCAGCAGCTCACCGCCATGCAATTCGGGAAACATGCATCGGAAGACTACGAGATTCCGCATCTGCTGACATGCGAGCTTGAAAATCCAATCATTTCGGATCTGGCACGTTTGATGGCGACATTCTGAACTTCGTACAGAAGTCACTGGCTCAGACTAAGGTAGGTAATGTAGACGGGCCCAGAGATAAGAAGCCAACTGGTTGGAGAGTTCAAACGGTGTTTCTGTCAACGGGGGAGGGGGATCCATTTCCTCGTGGTGGGCGCGCGGGCGGGCGAGACCTTTTTGGGTGCTTGGAGCCTTGGGCAGCTCTTGGTGGCCCCAATGGCGTTATTAGCTCTCGTTAGTGGCTCTGGGGGCCCTGGGCTGGGTTAGCGAGCTGTTAGAGCCTGGCTGCGTTACACGCCATGCGGAGGTTGGAGGTGTTTTCTCGTGGAGCATGATGAGCATCGAAAGAGGAGACGACTAGACTCCTGGACGAGGGGTGAGGATTCTCAAGGAGTACATAAAGTGTGAAGGGACAAGGGGACCACTTCAGGAGAGGAGTATTGGGGCCATTGGGCTACCTAAGGTGCTCcgtgaggtaaggtagttAGCCCATGAGAGCAAACCACAACACTCCCAGTCTCTCAGACGAGACAAGCGACGGGTACATCGACCTCAACCCAGTTTAGCGTGGCCCCGTCGGTACCTGCGTCGGGGGAATTTCTTGCTGCAGGGTGCGGAGCGCGGATTGGATTGGATTGCCTTCTTACCCAATCTGACCAATGAACGCCGTGAATTGCTGTTGCTTCAGTGCGCCTTCCTGACTGCGTATCGGTGCCGCCCCTCCCAGCTCTCAAATTGGATGGGACATTGCATCCATGGGCCTTGGGGGCAGGAAAGAGAGCGATCATGCCTTCCTGTGTCGTCAAGCGTCAAGAACACAGGCAGGTACTGACCAAGGAATCCCCCATTCTGATGCGCTTCTCTCACGCACTCCCCCGTGGTCTACCAAGGCAAGGACTAAGGAAGGCACGGCGCCCCTCGATTATCGGTACCTGCCTTTCTTACCACTCATTGGATCTGTAGGTAATAGACCTGCGTCCGCTGCTGAATCCCCCCTTCCCAAGTTCCATGTCTTCATCTCTTCACACCATTCAGTAATCATCACCACCTTGCTTGCGCCATCCAGCCTGGCAAGAATAGGAACAATCTCCTGTCGGCGCAACTACAGAGTAGCAAATCTCGAATTGCA is a window encoding:
- a CDS encoding ABC1 family protein codes for the protein MLRQSIAGLSAARSPAQRCLFSKRHHLLHRSRSIPTTATATRTAANATTSRLLSHTRTARIHTSSARRALIPPSPESLGAPKKARTYKRSSKWLRRLVIFSAVGGTLYLADRQIYASGFARSLRTFGTGLLVALDYKLNFRPEPLTGGTVQDLHVRNAERLFDLLRHNGGLYLKIGQAIAMQSAVLPPEFQKMFARMFDDAPQDDWSDVEAVIREDFGGRSVEDVFGVSFRGEEGKGVMERRARASASVAQVHWARLPDGREVAVKIQKREIAKQITWDLWAFKTVAWIYSRWFDLPLYSLVPFITERLELETDFLNEAKNSETMRDLINSEKGLRGRVYVPKVYPELSTRRVMVTEWIEGTRLWDKQGINGRWMGGYGKGSPGVHGAQLQPPDMATVRRELRDRPYAEQFKPERSEWKGRRGRGGLGLSSKEVMTTMIDLFSAQIFKWGVVHCDPHPGNIFIRRLPNGRAELVLIDHGLYVYMSPEFRHQYGVFWKALMTFDNKTIEKVTTEWGIKAADLFASATLMRPYEGGDERTRNGIMKELEGKTPAERHYEMQQRMKQGIRDMLADEEKWPKELIFIGRNMRIVQGNNQYLGSPVNRVKMMGEWASRSLFEDPNLPWAKRAGNAWRHLLFKGVLALTDVAFYFFKVKQLLGFGGGMEDEMEKRMKDIAQDFGVELQHEVFEG